Proteins co-encoded in one Bacillus infantis NRRL B-14911 genomic window:
- a CDS encoding DUF3905 domain-containing protein has product MKKGKQIGIDGTLPHQISAPSLKGTHLKLEEPFKNSFGVTIGDSFYASENSPLEQWTDETDPAVMSGEQWIHPTNDIGWNTDENRELLEKKQKPQSSPFMHPEKDVSRGTD; this is encoded by the coding sequence ATGAAAAAAGGGAAGCAGATTGGCATTGATGGCACACTGCCCCACCAAATTTCCGCTCCCAGCTTAAAAGGGACGCATCTGAAGCTGGAAGAGCCATTCAAAAACTCTTTTGGGGTTACAATCGGCGACAGCTTCTACGCTTCAGAAAACTCCCCGCTGGAACAATGGACCGATGAAACCGACCCTGCTGTCATGTCAGGGGAACAATGGATCCACCCGACAAACGACATCGGCTGGAATACAGACGAAAACAGAGAACTCCTCGAAAAAAAACAAAAACCCCAAAGCTCCCCCTTCATGCACCCAGAAAAAGACGTGAGCAGGGGAACGGATTAA
- a CDS encoding acyltransferase family protein encodes MKQRDYYFDNAKFILIFFVVFGHLLRSFIEDNETIYTLYKVIYTFHMPAFILVSGFFARGIWKQGYVKKIAKKLILPYLIFQAIYSVFYYYLYNKSTISLDPFTPHWSLWFLLSLFCWNIMLLLFAKFKPAYSIGAAILIGLLIGYADTVSNYLSLSRTFVFFPLFLIGYFLRKEQLYMLFRPKFRFAALGIFAIVFIGFYFYPDINYKWLLGSKPYAEMGAASFKALLTRLSFYILSLIMVFSFLAFVPRKKYFFTNLGKNTLYVYLLHGFFVRIFRESVVQDYFHEPENFLLLAGISLILTLILSSRIATSFAQPLIELNTSRLKQLQLRGKTWLEFYRRKLLS; translated from the coding sequence ATGAAACAGCGAGACTATTACTTTGACAACGCCAAGTTCATTTTGATCTTTTTTGTTGTCTTTGGGCATTTGCTACGTTCCTTTATTGAAGATAATGAAACAATCTACACCCTGTACAAGGTCATCTATACCTTCCATATGCCGGCTTTCATTCTGGTTTCAGGATTTTTTGCAAGAGGGATATGGAAACAGGGATATGTGAAGAAAATTGCCAAAAAGCTGATTCTGCCTTATTTAATTTTCCAGGCAATTTATTCTGTGTTCTATTATTATCTTTATAACAAATCAACAATCTCTCTCGATCCTTTTACGCCGCACTGGTCACTATGGTTTCTGCTGAGCTTGTTCTGCTGGAATATCATGCTGCTTTTGTTCGCAAAATTCAAGCCTGCTTATTCCATCGGAGCTGCTATATTGATTGGGCTGCTGATCGGCTATGCTGACACGGTATCCAATTATTTAAGCTTATCCAGGACGTTTGTGTTCTTCCCGCTTTTCCTGATCGGATACTTTTTACGGAAAGAACAGCTATATATGCTATTCAGGCCAAAATTCAGGTTTGCTGCATTAGGCATCTTTGCAATCGTGTTCATCGGCTTCTATTTTTATCCGGATATCAATTATAAATGGCTGCTTGGATCAAAGCCATACGCTGAAATGGGCGCAGCTTCTTTTAAAGCATTGCTGACCAGGCTGTCCTTTTACATTCTCAGCCTCATCATGGTGTTTTCGTTCCTGGCTTTCGTACCAAGAAAAAAATATTTCTTTACGAATCTCGGCAAGAACACTTTATATGTCTATCTTCTGCATGGGTTCTTTGTGAGAATTTTCCGGGAGAGCGTGGTTCAGGATTACTTCCATGAGCCCGAGAATTTCCTGCTTTTAGCAGGGATATCCCTGATCCTTACGCTTATCCTTTCAAGCAGGATTGCAACTTCTTTTGCCCAGCCGCTTATAGAGCTTAACACCTCCAGGCTGAAGCAGCTTCAGCTGCGGGGAAAAACATGGCTGGAGTTTTATAGGAGAAAACTGTTAAGCTGA
- a CDS encoding CdaR family transcriptional regulator, which yields MLLPALAEKILREVRGVLKEEIIVVNTDGIIVSSTSPDRVGAFHEGALQSVKKRDKRIITADDEKKLKGVKAGINLPVFFQKEVAAVIGITGDPEKVAPYGEIIRKMTELLISENFYSEQIDWQSRALEGFVFDWLQERGHGSSFIDRALMLKVDTRLDRLVFIAEFLEPEKIPSREIWQRLLSWPEKNSNDLFIRWGHDRIVALFAHHSEEHIQRLEDRVSRYYSYLDRSSGSPLSGGAGQPAASSALSRSFRQAERAVKAAKKARGLRFDKNLTLEMLMDEIKPETKLDYIKRTIGPLQQHPDVLATLKELFRQNHSLKKTAESMHIHINTLHYRLRKIEDLTGLGTGNAQQLFILYMACLLLDEHTNDH from the coding sequence ATGCTTTTGCCAGCACTTGCCGAAAAGATCCTTCGCGAGGTCCGGGGGGTCTTGAAAGAAGAAATCATCGTGGTCAATACAGATGGAATCATCGTTTCAAGCACATCTCCAGATAGAGTTGGAGCCTTCCATGAAGGAGCACTCCAGTCTGTTAAAAAACGGGATAAAAGAATCATCACAGCAGATGATGAAAAAAAGCTGAAAGGCGTCAAAGCCGGGATCAATCTTCCTGTTTTCTTTCAAAAAGAAGTTGCCGCAGTGATTGGGATCACAGGCGACCCGGAAAAGGTAGCTCCTTACGGTGAAATTATCAGAAAAATGACAGAGCTTTTAATCAGCGAAAATTTCTACAGCGAACAGATTGACTGGCAGTCAAGGGCCCTTGAAGGCTTTGTCTTTGATTGGCTGCAGGAGCGGGGGCACGGCAGTTCTTTTATAGACAGGGCGCTTATGCTTAAGGTCGATACCAGGCTTGACCGGCTGGTGTTTATAGCAGAATTCCTCGAACCTGAAAAGATTCCTTCAAGGGAAATCTGGCAAAGGCTCCTATCCTGGCCAGAAAAAAACAGTAATGACCTTTTCATACGCTGGGGTCATGATCGAATTGTTGCGCTCTTCGCACATCATTCAGAAGAGCACATCCAAAGGCTTGAGGACAGAGTATCCAGGTATTACAGCTATCTCGACAGAAGTTCCGGTTCTCCGCTTTCTGGAGGGGCTGGGCAGCCGGCCGCTTCCTCTGCACTCTCCCGTTCCTTCAGGCAGGCGGAACGGGCTGTGAAGGCTGCAAAGAAAGCCAGGGGCCTGAGATTTGATAAAAATCTTACCTTGGAGATGCTGATGGATGAAATCAAGCCTGAAACCAAATTGGATTATATTAAAAGGACCATCGGACCCCTGCAGCAGCACCCCGACGTACTTGCAACACTGAAAGAGCTGTTCAGGCAGAACCATTCATTGAAAAAGACTGCTGAAAGCATGCATATACATATCAATACACTTCACTATCGCCTTAGGAAGATTGAGGATCTGACTGGGCTGGGCACGGGAAATGCACAGCAGCTGTTCATCCTTTATATGGCATGCCTGCTATTGGATGAACATACAAATGATCACTAA
- the glcD gene encoding glycolate oxidase subunit GlcD gives MIPKAAKEKLTAIAGIDQYDDSNAVRLVYSYDATPNFQSLPDAVISPRNTGEVSEIVKVCSEYSIPIVPRGSGTNLCAGTCPTEGGLVILFKHMNRILDLDEENLAITVQPGLVTLDLIREAEAKGLFYPPDPSSMKISTIGGNINENSGGLRGLKYGVTRDYVMGLEVVLANGDVIRTGGKLAKDVAGYDFTRLFTGSEGTLGIITEATLKLIPMPETKKTMLALYQDLEAAAKTVSKIIANKIIPATLEFLDQPTLEVVEEFAQIGLPTDVKAVLLIEQDGPREVVERDMAKMENICREESAVSVQVAKTASEAEALTAARRAALSALARLKPTTILEDATVPRSEIANMVRSINEIASKYDLKICTFGHAGDGNLHPTCPTDARNKEEMERVENAFAEIFAKAIELGGTITGEHGVGVMKAPYLELKLGSEGIAAMQAVKAALDPKNIMNPGKIFAKDSRKRVVVSK, from the coding sequence ATGATACCGAAAGCTGCTAAAGAGAAATTGACAGCGATTGCAGGCATAGACCAATATGATGACTCTAATGCGGTGCGCCTGGTTTATTCCTATGATGCCACCCCGAATTTTCAATCCCTCCCTGATGCGGTCATTAGCCCGCGAAATACAGGCGAAGTATCTGAAATTGTAAAAGTATGCAGCGAGTATTCCATTCCCATCGTCCCAAGAGGCTCGGGCACAAATTTGTGCGCCGGCACATGCCCGACCGAGGGCGGGCTTGTTATTCTGTTCAAGCATATGAACAGAATTCTTGACCTTGATGAAGAGAATCTCGCCATTACTGTTCAGCCCGGGCTTGTCACACTTGACTTGATACGCGAAGCAGAAGCAAAAGGACTTTTTTATCCTCCTGATCCAAGTTCCATGAAAATATCTACAATCGGAGGAAATATAAATGAAAACTCCGGCGGATTGCGAGGCCTTAAATATGGTGTGACCAGAGATTATGTCATGGGCCTTGAAGTGGTCCTGGCCAATGGGGATGTCATCAGGACGGGAGGCAAGCTCGCAAAGGATGTGGCGGGCTATGACTTCACCCGTCTTTTCACAGGCTCTGAGGGTACACTTGGGATTATAACCGAAGCGACTTTGAAGCTGATCCCGATGCCGGAAACTAAAAAGACGATGCTTGCCCTTTACCAGGACCTTGAAGCAGCCGCGAAGACGGTTTCAAAAATCATAGCCAATAAAATCATCCCTGCAACATTAGAATTCCTTGATCAGCCGACACTCGAAGTTGTGGAAGAGTTCGCACAGATCGGACTGCCTACAGATGTCAAAGCAGTTTTGCTGATTGAGCAGGATGGACCTCGTGAAGTTGTCGAGCGTGACATGGCAAAGATGGAGAACATTTGCCGGGAAGAGAGTGCTGTTTCTGTCCAGGTGGCCAAGACGGCCTCCGAGGCAGAGGCGCTGACGGCTGCGAGAAGAGCCGCCCTTTCAGCCCTTGCAAGGCTCAAGCCCACCACCATTCTTGAAGATGCTACGGTCCCCCGCTCTGAAATTGCCAATATGGTAAGGAGCATCAATGAGATTGCCAGTAAATATGACCTGAAAATCTGTACTTTCGGCCATGCCGGAGATGGAAATCTCCATCCTACCTGTCCGACGGATGCAAGAAATAAAGAAGAGATGGAAAGGGTGGAAAATGCTTTTGCCGAGATTTTTGCAAAAGCCATCGAGCTTGGAGGAACTATAACAGGCGAGCATGGCGTGGGAGTCATGAAAGCCCCTTATCTTGAACTTAAATTGGGAAGCGAAGGCATTGCTGCCATGCAGGCCGTCAAAGCAGCCCTTGATCCGAAGAATATCATGAACCCGGGGAAAATATTTGCCAAAGACAGCAGGAAACGTGTGGTGGTATCTAAATGA
- a CDS encoding methyl-accepting chemotaxis protein, with product MQELSGGAEEQANSATSLAEMMEDYLGKVEYANKSGAAIRKDSGEVLNMTKNGDELMKESQQQMLRINEIMKSSVQKVQGLDEQTKQISKLVQVIHDIANQTNLLALNAAIEAARAGEHGRGFAVVADEVRKLAEQVSFSVSDITRIVKGIQAESNDVVLSLKHGYEQVEEGTGQIEHTGQTFQNIYQSVNRMSENINEISRSLEQISSSSAVMNDSIENIASVSEESAAGIEQTSASISQTNHSMEEISDNAQSLSELADQLNEMISKFRL from the coding sequence ATGCAGGAGCTTTCAGGTGGAGCAGAAGAGCAGGCCAATTCTGCAACAAGCCTTGCTGAAATGATGGAAGATTATCTGGGTAAAGTTGAGTATGCCAATAAGAGCGGCGCTGCCATCAGGAAAGATTCAGGCGAAGTTCTGAATATGACGAAAAATGGCGATGAGCTTATGAAAGAATCACAGCAGCAGATGCTGCGCATCAACGAGATCATGAAATCTTCTGTACAAAAGGTGCAGGGACTGGATGAGCAGACTAAGCAAATCTCTAAGCTTGTGCAGGTTATCCATGATATAGCAAACCAAACCAATCTGCTTGCCCTTAATGCTGCCATTGAAGCTGCAAGGGCTGGTGAGCATGGTCGAGGCTTTGCCGTGGTGGCGGATGAGGTAAGGAAACTGGCTGAACAGGTATCTTTCTCTGTGTCAGACATTACCAGGATTGTTAAAGGGATTCAGGCAGAATCCAATGACGTCGTCCTTTCCCTTAAGCATGGATATGAGCAGGTAGAAGAGGGGACCGGCCAGATTGAGCATACAGGCCAGACATTCCAAAATATCTATCAGTCTGTCAACAGGATGTCTGAAAACATCAATGAAATTTCCAGGAGCCTCGAACAAATTTCAAGCAGTTCTGCGGTAATGAATGACTCAATTGAAAATATTGCATCCGTTTCCGAGGAATCTGCAGCAGGGATTGAACAGACGAGTGCCTCCATCAGCCAGACAAATCATTCGATGGAGGAAATTTCTGATAATGCCCAGTCATTGTCCGAGCTCGCAGATCAGCTGAACGAGATGATTTCTAAATTCAGGCTATAA
- a CDS encoding TrkH family potassium uptake protein codes for MWDEIKERLDKLSPAQVITGYYLLAVTISVLLLRIPAVHQPGVEVSWLDSAFTAVSAVSVTGLSVINISETYSTFGVFMLMFVLQFGGIGIMTLGTFFWILLGKKIGLRGRRLIMVDHNQSNLSGLVNLIREILKLILIIEAAGALILGVHFLSYYDTFQEAMLHGLFASVSATTNGGFDITGASLIPYADDYFVQLIHIILITLGAIGFPVLIEVKHYLFDRRDYKNFRFSLFTKLTSATFAVLLVVGTVLILLLEGRHYFSGMSWHKTFFYAFFQSATTRSGGLSTLNVNDFAESTQLLLSGLMFIGASPSSVGGGIRTTTFALNVLFLYQFAHGNRDIKVFKREVHQDDVLKSLVITILAVGMCFFAVIVLSLTEAHSVTAIIFEVCSAFGTTGLSMGITPDLSAVGKCVIIILMFIGRIGLTSFLFIIGGKEKKSIYHYPKERVIIG; via the coding sequence ATGTGGGATGAAATAAAAGAAAGGCTGGATAAATTATCCCCTGCCCAGGTTATCACCGGCTACTATTTGCTTGCTGTCACCATTTCGGTGCTGCTGCTGCGCATTCCTGCAGTCCATCAGCCCGGTGTTGAGGTTTCCTGGCTCGATTCGGCCTTCACGGCTGTCAGTGCCGTTAGTGTAACGGGGCTTTCAGTTATAAATATATCTGAAACATACAGTACCTTCGGGGTGTTTATGCTGATGTTCGTCCTGCAATTCGGGGGAATCGGCATCATGACGCTGGGTACTTTTTTCTGGATCTTGCTAGGCAAGAAAATCGGTTTAAGGGGAAGGCGGCTCATCATGGTCGACCATAACCAGTCGAACCTGTCGGGCCTGGTCAATTTGATCAGGGAAATCCTGAAGCTGATCCTGATTATTGAAGCGGCGGGGGCACTTATACTGGGTGTGCACTTCCTCAGTTATTATGATACATTCCAGGAAGCCATGCTGCACGGCCTGTTCGCTTCGGTCAGTGCTACGACAAACGGAGGCTTTGATATTACCGGTGCTTCCTTGATCCCTTATGCGGATGATTATTTTGTACAGCTTATACATATAATCCTGATCACACTTGGGGCAATCGGCTTTCCTGTTCTGATAGAAGTAAAGCATTACCTTTTTGACCGGAGAGATTATAAAAACTTCCGCTTTTCCTTATTCACAAAGCTGACGAGCGCCACCTTTGCCGTGCTGCTGGTGGTTGGGACGGTTCTAATCCTCCTTCTGGAAGGAAGGCATTACTTCAGCGGAATGAGCTGGCATAAAACGTTCTTTTATGCTTTCTTCCAATCTGCCACAACCAGGAGCGGAGGCCTTTCGACTTTGAATGTCAATGATTTTGCGGAGTCTACCCAGCTGCTTCTGAGCGGGCTAATGTTCATCGGAGCTTCCCCAAGCTCGGTCGGTGGAGGGATCAGGACCACGACTTTCGCCCTGAATGTCCTCTTTCTTTATCAGTTTGCCCATGGGAACAGGGATATTAAAGTATTTAAAAGGGAAGTCCATCAGGATGATGTATTAAAATCCCTGGTCATCACCATTTTAGCTGTCGGCATGTGTTTCTTTGCAGTTATTGTGCTCAGTCTGACTGAGGCCCACAGCGTGACAGCTATTATTTTTGAAGTGTGTTCGGCCTTCGGAACGACAGGATTGTCGATGGGGATAACCCCCGATCTGTCAGCGGTCGGGAAGTGCGTGATCATCATACTGATGTTCATTGGAAGAATTGGGCTGACTTCCTTCTTATTCATCATTGGAGGAAAAGAAAAGAAGTCAATCTATCATTATCCAAAGGAAAGAGTCATCATTGGGTAA
- a CDS encoding B12-binding domain-containing radical SAM protein, producing the protein MNIVCTTLNAKYIHTNIAIRYLKSYAEPEYDIQLAEYTIKDPVMNIVTDLIRKKPDIIGFSCYIWNIEETIKVINIIKKINPAIQIIAGGPEVSYDVPEWMGKVEAFDYIVIGEGEETFKQLLAELDGDKKMENVHGIAYRENGQVKFNPQRNKLNLRELPSPFRFEEDKAHLSKRVTYIETSRGCPFSCQFCLSSIEVGVRYFDREKIKEDIRYLMDNGAKTIKFVDRTFNISRSYALEMFRFLIDEHRPGTVFQFEITADIMRPEVIDFLNKEAPPGLFRFEIGVQSTNDATNELVMRKQNFAKLTRTVTMVKDGGKIDQHLDLIAGLPEEDYDSFKKTFNDVFAMRPEELQLGFLKMLRGTGLRLSAEKHGYTYMDHSPYEILGNNVLPFEDIIRIKQVEDVLEKYWNDHRMDHTIEYLTTRSFPTPFDFFQEFGGYWEEMGWSRIGHQLEDLFRRLQQFLEYKQLEDLRVIEGLMKLDYLANQKYKPRKPWWEAGYEKSDRSAIYQEIARNPASLGSQFENLRLSEKDLHKHTLLDQVEFDISAYLETGEIIREASSIIAFFDASNEQTQIFSCTKNTLKPA; encoded by the coding sequence ATGAATATCGTTTGCACCACATTGAACGCTAAATATATCCATACCAATATTGCCATCAGGTATTTAAAATCTTACGCCGAGCCTGAGTATGACATTCAGCTGGCAGAGTACACCATTAAGGATCCTGTCATGAATATCGTGACCGATCTGATTAGAAAAAAACCGGATATTATCGGATTCAGCTGTTATATATGGAATATTGAAGAAACAATCAAGGTCATTAATATCATCAAAAAAATCAATCCTGCCATCCAGATTATTGCCGGAGGCCCTGAGGTTTCCTACGATGTGCCGGAATGGATGGGAAAGGTAGAAGCATTTGACTATATCGTCATCGGTGAAGGAGAAGAAACGTTTAAGCAGCTTCTTGCAGAGCTTGATGGTGATAAAAAAATGGAAAATGTCCATGGTATTGCCTACAGGGAAAATGGCCAGGTAAAGTTCAACCCGCAGCGAAATAAGCTGAATTTGCGCGAACTTCCATCCCCTTTCCGATTTGAAGAAGACAAAGCGCATCTTTCCAAACGCGTCACTTATATAGAAACGAGCAGAGGCTGCCCTTTCTCCTGCCAGTTCTGCCTTTCCTCCATTGAAGTTGGCGTCCGTTATTTTGACAGAGAGAAAATTAAGGAAGATATCAGATATTTAATGGATAATGGAGCTAAAACGATTAAGTTTGTGGACCGTACCTTCAATATCAGCAGAAGCTATGCGCTGGAGATGTTCCGTTTTCTGATTGATGAGCATCGGCCGGGGACTGTCTTTCAATTTGAGATCACTGCTGATATCATGAGGCCGGAAGTCATTGATTTTCTCAACAAGGAAGCCCCTCCTGGACTATTCCGTTTTGAGATCGGCGTCCAGTCGACAAATGATGCAACAAATGAATTGGTCATGAGAAAACAGAACTTTGCCAAATTGACAAGGACGGTTACAATGGTCAAAGACGGCGGAAAAATCGATCAGCATCTTGATTTGATTGCGGGTCTGCCTGAGGAAGATTATGATTCGTTTAAGAAGACCTTTAACGATGTGTTCGCCATGAGGCCAGAAGAGCTTCAGCTTGGTTTCCTGAAAATGCTGCGCGGAACAGGCCTGAGGCTGAGTGCAGAAAAGCACGGATACACTTATATGGATCATTCGCCATATGAAATCCTCGGCAATAATGTACTGCCATTTGAAGATATTATCAGGATCAAACAGGTTGAAGATGTTTTGGAAAAATACTGGAATGACCATCGCATGGACCATACTATTGAGTATTTGACTACCCGTTCGTTCCCGACCCCTTTTGACTTTTTCCAGGAGTTTGGAGGTTATTGGGAAGAGATGGGCTGGTCCAGGATCGGTCATCAGCTCGAAGATCTATTCCGCAGGCTGCAGCAATTCCTCGAATATAAGCAGCTGGAAGATCTAAGGGTCATTGAAGGCCTTATGAAATTGGACTATCTTGCAAACCAGAAGTATAAGCCTAGAAAACCATGGTGGGAAGCCGGCTATGAAAAGAGCGATCGATCCGCTATCTATCAGGAAATTGCAAGGAACCCAGCTTCATTGGGCAGCCAATTTGAAAATCTGCGCCTGAGCGAGAAGGACCTTCACAAACATACTCTTCTTGACCAGGTTGAATTTGATATCAGCGCGTATCTGGAAACGGGAGAAATTATACGGGAAGCTTCCAGTATCATCGCCTTTTTCGATGCTTCAAATGAACAGACACAAATTTTTTCTTGCACCAAAAATACACTTAAACCAGCTTAA
- a CDS encoding (Fe-S)-binding protein: MSTAIERQKIQSEFSSRMDEDEMLNCMRCGFCLPSCPTYITSGFKEEHSPRGRIALMKAVADGLIEPDSDVERSLDLCLGCRACEPVCPSGVNYGHLLEEARDIISQNKKYSLPVKAIRKTVFHGLFPHQERMTAAAGLLSVYQRTGLQTAVRKIGFMKLFPDSLAAMEKVLPAVPSYKDMKKRPEKLPAHGKPVKKAAFFSGCLMDTIFMGTNDATMKLLQMAGCEIVIPKSQACCGALHGHSGEKEKARELAKRNIAAFEETGADYIITNAGGCGAFLVDYDHLLKDEPEWKIRAESFTNKIKDISQILFELDFHKNHKLTLPHQILTYQDSCHLRNVMKTAAAPRMLLGSITGAEYREMKDADRCCGSAGIYNIVESEMSMQILDYKMNQARTTEAAVIVTSNPGCLLQMKLGIEREGAAGHVKAVHIADLLLEAAEYAAAGAQTAR; encoded by the coding sequence ATGAGTACAGCAATTGAACGGCAAAAGATCCAAAGTGAGTTCAGCAGCAGGATGGATGAGGATGAAATGCTGAACTGCATGCGATGTGGTTTCTGCCTCCCCTCCTGCCCCACTTACATCACTTCAGGCTTTAAGGAGGAGCATTCTCCAAGAGGCCGAATCGCACTGATGAAAGCTGTAGCGGACGGGCTGATCGAGCCGGACAGCGATGTAGAGCGATCCCTGGATTTATGTCTGGGCTGCAGGGCATGTGAGCCAGTTTGTCCCTCAGGTGTTAATTATGGGCACCTTCTCGAGGAAGCAAGGGATATTATCAGCCAGAATAAAAAGTACTCACTCCCTGTCAAGGCGATCAGGAAGACTGTTTTCCATGGGCTGTTCCCGCATCAGGAAAGAATGACGGCAGCGGCCGGCCTCCTATCCGTGTATCAGCGGACCGGCCTGCAAACCGCTGTTAGGAAAATCGGTTTTATGAAGCTCTTCCCTGACAGTCTTGCAGCCATGGAAAAAGTACTCCCTGCTGTCCCTTCCTACAAGGATATGAAGAAGCGTCCCGAAAAGCTGCCAGCTCATGGGAAGCCAGTGAAAAAGGCAGCATTTTTCTCCGGCTGCCTGATGGACACCATTTTCATGGGGACAAATGACGCGACCATGAAGCTGCTGCAGATGGCCGGCTGTGAAATCGTCATACCCAAGTCACAGGCCTGCTGCGGGGCCCTTCATGGACACAGCGGGGAAAAAGAAAAAGCCAGGGAGCTGGCAAAACGGAACATCGCTGCCTTTGAGGAGACGGGAGCAGATTATATCATAACCAATGCAGGCGGCTGCGGAGCTTTCCTTGTAGATTACGATCATCTCCTGAAAGATGAACCGGAATGGAAAATCCGCGCTGAGAGCTTTACAAATAAGATCAAGGACATTTCCCAGATCCTATTTGAATTGGATTTCCATAAAAACCATAAGTTGACCCTTCCCCATCAGATTCTTACGTACCAGGATTCCTGCCACCTCCGCAATGTGATGAAAACGGCGGCTGCACCGCGCATGCTCCTGGGCTCTATCACCGGGGCAGAGTACCGGGAAATGAAAGATGCGGACAGGTGCTGCGGCTCAGCCGGAATTTATAATATTGTTGAATCGGAAATGTCCATGCAGATTCTTGATTACAAAATGAACCAGGCCAGAACAACAGAAGCGGCAGTCATTGTCACTTCAAATCCCGGCTGCCTTCTTCAGATGAAGCTTGGGATTGAGCGTGAAGGGGCGGCAGGCCATGTCAAGGCAGTCCATATTGCAGACCTGCTTTTAGAAGCAGCAGAATATGCCGCAGCCGGGGCACAGACAGCAAGATAA